Proteins from a single region of Bacteroidota bacterium:
- a CDS encoding HU family DNA-binding protein — protein sequence METKRVETLTKKDVSRRVAQLMDEPIYKSEPWVNAVIEALGALMLEADPEVRIELRDFGVFEVKKTKAKPKARNPKTNETVFIPSRRKTHFKPSKRLKEELQRPLADLGYAIPEGSADSPHLNGKH from the coding sequence ATGGAAACCAAGCGTGTCGAGACGCTCACCAAGAAAGACGTCTCCCGCCGGGTCGCCCAGTTGATGGACGAGCCGATCTACAAGAGCGAGCCCTGGGTCAACGCCGTCATCGAAGCGCTGGGCGCGCTCATGCTCGAAGCCGACCCGGAGGTCCGCATCGAGCTGCGCGACTTCGGCGTCTTCGAGGTCAAGAAGACCAAAGCCAAGCCCAAGGCCCGCAACCCGAAGACCAACGAGACGGTCTTCATCCCGAGCCGCCGCAAGACCCACTTCAAGCCGAGCAAGCGCCTCAAGGAAGAACTCCAGCGCCCGCTCGCCGACCTGGGCTATGCCATCCCCGAGGGCAGCGCCGACTCGCCGCACCTCAACGGCAAGCACTAG